A DNA window from Sulfitobacter noctilucicola contains the following coding sequences:
- a CDS encoding peroxiredoxin-like family protein, whose amino-acid sequence MTLAAGSEFPNIEVPKLGGGTLVLGAPQGGHDWKLVVVYRGLHCPICKKYLAQLDDLTADFADLGVDVVAVSGDGEEKARSMVDEKELKLPLGYGLTISQMNELGLYISDPRSPQETDQPFAEPGLFVVNGEGKIQIIDISNAPFARPDLSSLVNGVKFVRENDYPIRGTHKPA is encoded by the coding sequence ATGACACTCGCTGCAGGATCTGAATTCCCGAATATCGAAGTGCCGAAGCTTGGTGGGGGCACGCTGGTGCTGGGCGCACCACAGGGCGGGCATGACTGGAAGTTGGTCGTGGTTTACCGTGGTTTGCACTGCCCGATCTGCAAGAAGTACCTTGCTCAACTCGATGATCTCACAGCTGATTTTGCCGATTTGGGTGTGGATGTCGTCGCGGTTTCTGGGGACGGCGAGGAAAAGGCCCGTTCGATGGTTGACGAGAAAGAGCTGAAGCTGCCTTTGGGCTATGGCCTTACGATTTCTCAGATGAATGAATTGGGGCTCTACATAAGTGATCCGCGTAGCCCGCAGGAGACAGACCAGCCCTTCGCAGAGCCCGGCCTTTTTGTGGTGAACGGCGAGGGCAAAATCCAGATCATCGACATTTCGAACGCGCCGTTTGCGCGGCCTGATTTGTCTTCACTCGTGAACGGGGTCAAGTTTGTGCGCGAAAATGACTATCCGATCCGCGGGACCCACAAGCCTGCCTAA
- the ftsW gene encoding putative lipid II flippase FtsW: MTAMAHGIIPVTDGEPILPKWWRTVDRWALSCVLMLFAVGLLLGLAASVPLAERNGFQPFHYVQRQAVFGSLAIMAMLLTSMMSPIVVRRLAVIGFVGAFVALALLPFFGTDFGKGATRWYSLGFASIQPSEFLKPGFVVAAAWMMAASLEINGPPGKTWSFALCIAIVLMLTLQPDFGQACLVLFGWGVMYFVAGAPMVLLVGMAAMVVIAGTVAYANSEHFARRIDGFLSPDVDPTTQLGYATNAIREGGLFGVGVGEGEVKWSLPDAHTDFIIAVAAEEYGLILVMCIIALYTGVVVRSLLRLVRERDPFIRLAGTGLACMFGVQAMINMGVAVRLLPAKGMTLPFVSYGGSSVIASGIAVGMLLAFTRTRPQGQISDLLGRGRGR, encoded by the coding sequence ATGACAGCGATGGCGCATGGCATCATTCCGGTAACGGATGGTGAACCGATTCTTCCAAAGTGGTGGCGGACCGTTGATCGCTGGGCGTTGTCCTGTGTTCTGATGTTGTTTGCGGTGGGGCTCTTGCTAGGGCTTGCGGCGTCTGTCCCGTTGGCAGAGCGTAACGGCTTTCAACCCTTCCATTACGTGCAGCGGCAGGCGGTTTTTGGCAGCTTGGCGATTATGGCAATGCTGTTGACGTCAATGATGTCACCTATCGTGGTGCGTCGTCTGGCCGTAATCGGCTTTGTCGGTGCCTTTGTGGCTCTCGCTTTGTTGCCGTTTTTCGGTACGGACTTCGGAAAAGGGGCAACCAGATGGTATTCACTTGGATTTGCCTCGATCCAGCCGTCGGAATTTCTCAAGCCGGGTTTTGTGGTTGCGGCTGCGTGGATGATGGCGGCTTCACTTGAGATTAACGGCCCTCCGGGCAAAACGTGGTCTTTCGCGCTGTGCATCGCAATCGTGTTAATGTTGACGTTGCAACCGGACTTCGGACAGGCATGTCTGGTCCTTTTCGGCTGGGGTGTAATGTACTTCGTCGCTGGCGCACCGATGGTGCTGCTGGTCGGCATGGCAGCCATGGTCGTAATTGCGGGTACTGTTGCCTACGCAAATTCCGAACACTTTGCCCGCCGCATTGACGGATTTCTAAGCCCTGATGTCGATCCGACGACACAACTTGGTTATGCCACCAATGCAATCCGCGAGGGTGGTCTGTTCGGCGTCGGCGTGGGCGAGGGCGAAGTGAAATGGTCGCTGCCCGATGCGCACACGGACTTTATTATCGCAGTTGCAGCCGAAGAATACGGGCTGATCCTCGTGATGTGCATTATTGCCCTTTATACAGGCGTGGTTGTGCGGTCTTTGCTGCGATTGGTGCGCGAACGTGATCCGTTTATCCGTTTGGCAGGGACCGGCCTTGCCTGCATGTTCGGTGTGCAGGCGATGATCAACATGGGGGTGGCTGTACGTTTGCTTCCCGCAAAGGGAATGACGCTGCCGTTCGTAAGCTATGGCGGATCGTCAGTCATTGCGAGCGGGATTGCGGTGGGTATGCTGCTCGCCTTTACGCGCACACGCCCGCAAGGCCAGATTTCCGATCTTCTCGGGCGGGGGCGCGGCCGATGA
- the murB gene encoding UDP-N-acetylmuramate dehydrogenase, which produces MNDISLPPVRGTLTAQRALDTLTWLRVGGPADYLFQPADLDDLRDFLKALPGNVSVFPMGVGSNLIVRDGGLRAVVIRLGRGFNGIEIADGVVTAGAAALDAHVARKAADADLDMTFLRTIPGSIGGAVRMNAGCYGSYTADHFVSAKAMLRDGTLVTLHKDDLNFRYRQSDLAGEAVIVSATFAPPSGDAAALHARMEDQLAKRDATQPTKDRSAGSTFRNPAGFSSTGQADDVHDLKAWKVIDDAGLRGATKGGAQMSPKHPNFLINTGDATAADLEGLGEEVRKKVYDSQGITLEWEIMRIGEFVSDQDV; this is translated from the coding sequence ATGAACGATATATCCCTTCCTCCCGTGCGCGGCACGCTGACAGCACAACGCGCCTTGGACACACTCACATGGTTACGCGTGGGCGGACCGGCTGACTATCTTTTCCAGCCTGCCGATCTGGATGATCTGCGCGACTTCCTAAAGGCCTTGCCGGGCAATGTTTCAGTTTTCCCTATGGGTGTTGGCAGCAACCTGATCGTTCGGGACGGCGGGCTGCGCGCCGTAGTGATCCGCTTGGGCCGCGGCTTTAACGGGATCGAAATCGCTGATGGCGTTGTTACGGCAGGGGCGGCTGCGCTTGACGCGCATGTGGCGCGCAAGGCTGCGGATGCCGATCTCGATATGACATTTCTACGCACCATCCCTGGTAGCATCGGCGGTGCGGTGCGCATGAACGCAGGCTGCTACGGCAGCTACACAGCGGATCACTTCGTTTCGGCCAAGGCCATGCTGCGGGATGGCACACTGGTCACGCTTCATAAAGATGATCTGAATTTCCGGTACCGTCAAAGCGATCTGGCAGGTGAAGCGGTCATCGTTTCAGCCACTTTCGCGCCACCTTCGGGCGATGCTGCGGCATTGCATGCGCGGATGGAGGACCAGCTTGCCAAGCGTGATGCGACGCAACCGACGAAGGACCGTAGCGCAGGAAGTACGTTCCGAAATCCGGCTGGATTTTCCTCTACAGGGCAGGCGGATGATGTGCATGACCTCAAGGCGTGGAAGGTCATAGATGATGCCGGACTGCGCGGTGCTACCAAGGGTGGGGCGCAGATGTCGCCCAAGCATCCTAATTTCCTGATCAACACAGGCGATGCCACGGCGGCAGACCTCGAAGGATTGGGCGAAGAGGTGCGAAAAAAGGTTTACGATTCCCAAGGGATTACGCTAGAGTGGGAAATTATGCGAATTGGCGAATTTGTAAGCGACCAAGACGTGTAA
- a CDS encoding UDP-N-acetylglucosamine--N-acetylmuramyl-(pentapeptide) pyrophosphoryl-undecaprenol N-acetylglucosamine transferase: MSAPLLIIAAGGTGGHMFPAQSLAEVMLARGWRVRLSTDARGARYTSGFPDAVEIVEVSSATFARGGLLAKALVAPKIAMGVLTAAWRMMRDKPDAVVGFGGYPSIPALGAAVMLRIPRMIHEQNGVLGRVNELFAKRVDAIACGTWPTELPEGVEGTHVGNPVRAAILERAGAGYIPPGDYPMELLVMGGSQGARILSDVVPPAIAALPMEMLRNIRVSHQARDEDAERVTAFYAESGIDAEVKPFFDDVPRRMSEAQLVITRAGASTIADMSVIGRPSVLIPLAAAIRDEQTANGRGLVEAGAAIMMQEDVATPEALSEQILTVLSNPEAALLMAQGALSVGKPEAAEALARMVEFLVDRGQRQ; encoded by the coding sequence ATGAGTGCGCCATTGCTCATCATTGCAGCGGGCGGGACCGGCGGACATATGTTTCCCGCGCAGTCGCTGGCTGAAGTTATGCTTGCGCGCGGCTGGCGCGTAAGGCTCAGCACGGACGCGCGTGGCGCGCGCTACACCAGCGGATTTCCTGATGCTGTCGAGATCGTCGAAGTCAGCTCGGCCACCTTCGCGAGGGGCGGGCTGCTCGCCAAGGCGCTGGTCGCCCCAAAAATTGCGATGGGTGTTTTGACGGCAGCATGGCGTATGATGCGTGATAAACCCGATGCAGTTGTCGGCTTTGGTGGCTATCCTTCCATTCCTGCGCTTGGCGCGGCTGTGATGCTTCGCATTCCTCGCATGATCCACGAACAGAACGGCGTTCTGGGGCGGGTGAATGAACTTTTCGCAAAGCGGGTCGATGCAATTGCCTGCGGAACCTGGCCCACCGAACTGCCCGAGGGTGTTGAAGGCACGCATGTCGGCAATCCGGTTCGCGCCGCTATCCTTGAGCGCGCAGGCGCGGGGTACATCCCGCCCGGTGATTACCCGATGGAGCTTTTGGTCATGGGCGGATCGCAAGGGGCACGTATCCTGAGTGATGTCGTGCCGCCTGCCATCGCTGCCCTGCCGATGGAAATGCTCCGCAACATCCGTGTCAGCCATCAGGCCCGTGACGAAGACGCAGAAAGAGTGACCGCCTTTTACGCAGAAAGCGGGATCGATGCGGAGGTGAAGCCTTTCTTTGATGATGTGCCGCGCCGCATGTCCGAAGCACAACTGGTAATTACGCGCGCCGGGGCGTCGACCATCGCCGATATGTCCGTCATCGGCAGGCCCAGCGTGCTGATCCCGCTTGCCGCCGCGATCCGCGACGAACAGACCGCAAACGGTCGCGGGCTGGTAGAAGCAGGTGCCGCGATCATGATGCAGGAAGATGTGGCTACACCAGAGGCCCTGAGCGAACAGATTTTAACCGTGCTGAGCAATCCCGAAGCAGCATTGCTGATGGCGCAGGGGGCGCTGTCGGTCGGCAAGCCCGAGGCCGCCGAAGCGCTCGCACGGATGGTGGAATTTCTCGTGGATAGAGGACAAAGACAATGA
- the murD gene encoding UDP-N-acetylmuramoyl-L-alanine--D-glutamate ligase produces the protein MIPVQGLAGGKVAVLGLGRSGLSAARALREGGAEVVCWDDNPAARDAAAAEGFDCEPFKTPQAFEGIARLIVSPGIPHLYPHPNAIVACALEAGVPVDNDIGLFFQSFATSAWGSFETMPRVVAVTGSNGKSTTSALIHHILEHVKRPCQLAGNIGRGVLDIEPAVDGEVVVLELSSYQTDLARNLTPDVAVFTNLSPDHLDRHHGMGGYFAAKRRLFAEGGPDRAVIGVDEDEGRFLAGQLSEGPADDRVIRVSVERKLTGPGWQVAARKGFLSEYRKGKQVASIDLRNVPGLPGSHNHQNACAAYAACRSLGLAPKVIETAFHSFGGLPHRSQTIAEHKGVRYVNDSKATNVDSAAKALEAFKNIRWICGGLEKEGGLEGLEGPSASVRKAYVIGREAAAFAMQLPVEAEVCGTMDIAVRRAAEDAQEGDVVLLAPAAASFDQYDSFEKRGEDFIAQVQTVIAR, from the coding sequence ATGATTCCAGTGCAGGGTTTGGCAGGCGGCAAAGTGGCTGTGCTGGGGCTGGGGCGGTCCGGCTTAAGCGCTGCACGTGCCCTTCGCGAAGGCGGTGCGGAGGTGGTGTGCTGGGACGACAATCCGGCAGCACGCGACGCGGCCGCAGCAGAAGGTTTCGACTGTGAACCGTTCAAGACGCCGCAAGCATTTGAAGGTATAGCACGGCTGATCGTCAGCCCCGGCATCCCGCATCTCTATCCGCATCCCAATGCCATTGTTGCCTGCGCATTAGAAGCCGGTGTGCCGGTCGACAACGACATCGGTCTCTTTTTTCAAAGCTTTGCGACCTCTGCCTGGGGCAGTTTCGAGACGATGCCGAGGGTTGTGGCCGTGACGGGCTCAAACGGCAAATCCACGACCTCTGCGCTGATCCACCACATTCTGGAACACGTGAAACGCCCCTGCCAGTTGGCCGGGAACATCGGGCGTGGTGTGCTTGATATCGAACCTGCGGTGGACGGAGAGGTTGTCGTGCTGGAACTGTCGTCTTATCAGACAGACCTCGCGCGGAACCTGACCCCAGATGTTGCCGTATTCACCAACCTCAGCCCCGATCATCTGGACCGGCATCACGGTATGGGTGGTTATTTCGCTGCCAAAAGGCGGCTTTTTGCCGAAGGCGGGCCAGACCGTGCGGTGATTGGCGTGGACGAGGACGAGGGGCGGTTTCTGGCGGGACAGTTAAGCGAAGGGCCAGCAGATGACCGCGTGATCCGTGTCTCGGTCGAGCGCAAATTGACGGGGCCGGGCTGGCAGGTCGCTGCACGAAAGGGATTTTTGTCCGAGTACCGCAAAGGCAAGCAGGTGGCATCCATTGATCTGCGCAATGTGCCGGGCCTGCCGGGTTCGCACAACCACCAGAACGCCTGCGCCGCTTATGCCGCTTGTCGCAGCCTTGGCCTTGCACCCAAGGTCATTGAGACCGCGTTCCATTCGTTCGGGGGATTGCCGCACCGGAGCCAGACCATCGCTGAGCATAAGGGTGTGCGATACGTCAACGACAGCAAGGCCACGAATGTCGACTCTGCGGCAAAGGCTTTGGAAGCGTTCAAGAATATCCGCTGGATTTGTGGCGGACTTGAGAAAGAGGGCGGGCTGGAAGGCTTGGAAGGGCCAAGCGCGTCCGTTCGCAAGGCCTATGTAATCGGGCGAGAAGCGGCGGCTTTTGCAATGCAGCTTCCTGTCGAAGCAGAGGTTTGCGGCACGATGGATATCGCGGTGCGCCGCGCGGCGGAAGATGCGCAAGAGGGGGACGTCGTTTTGCTGGCACCAGCGGCGGCCAGCTTTGACCAGTATGACAGCTTTGAAAAACGCGGCGAAGATTTCATCGCGCAGGTTCAGACGGTTATTGCCCGCTGA
- a CDS encoding DUF2484 family protein — protein MTLLWICVLWVFASAGIAVLPLRQQFLPGAFLLLTGPLLILLIAFQVGWFMALLALAAFGSMFRNPLMFLWAKLRGQNPALPQ, from the coding sequence ATGACCCTCCTTTGGATATGTGTGCTTTGGGTGTTTGCATCCGCTGGCATTGCCGTTTTGCCGTTGCGCCAGCAATTTTTGCCCGGCGCGTTCTTGTTGCTGACGGGTCCTTTGCTGATCCTGCTGATCGCGTTTCAGGTTGGCTGGTTCATGGCGCTTCTGGCTTTGGCGGCATTCGGATCGATGTTCCGTAACCCGCTGATGTTCCTCTGGGCCAAATTGCGCGGCCAGAACCCGGCTCTGCCACAGTGA
- a CDS encoding DUF2484 family protein, which produces MSLSLTLACVWALIANVLAMTPSRDQHWRNAYILIALGIPLLGYVTVQHGPWVALLVLAGGCSILRWPLIYLGRWVRRSVTQTGGPAE; this is translated from the coding sequence GTGAGCCTTTCGCTGACGTTAGCCTGCGTTTGGGCGTTAATTGCCAATGTTCTGGCCATGACGCCCAGTCGCGACCAACATTGGCGCAATGCCTATATTCTGATTGCGCTTGGTATTCCTCTTTTGGGGTATGTCACGGTGCAGCACGGCCCATGGGTCGCGCTTTTGGTGTTGGCGGGTGGCTGCTCTATTCTGCGCTGGCCGCTGATATATCTCGGTCGTTGGGTGCGGCGCAGTGTAACACAGACGGGCGGCCCGGCGGAATGA
- a CDS encoding NAD(P)/FAD-dependent oxidoreductase: MHYDTVIIGAGAAGMMCAAHCGGRVLVVDHAKAPGEKIRISGGGRCNFTNMYAGPENFLSNNPHFAKSALARYTQWDFVALVDRFDIPWHEKTLGQLFCDTSAKDIVAMLRKLMEDAGVDLRLRASVRNIEKLDNHFSFTLEASDKEVKIISDNLIVATGGKSIPKMGATGFAYDVAHQFGIPVTDTSAALVPFTFAENRFAEISGVATPARVTANGTTFEEALLFTHRGLSGPAVLQASSYWHTGDPITVNLIPAADLLGKLRDQRQTAGRKNFTTELSRHLPARLVDHLSTQMDLSGNLADWSDARLTDLTDTLAAWELHPNGTEGYRTAEVTLGGIDTDALSSKTMEAKNVPGLYFIGEAVDVTGWLGGYNFQWAWSSGMAAARAISGQ, encoded by the coding sequence ATGCATTATGACACAGTCATTATAGGTGCCGGCGCTGCCGGAATGATGTGCGCGGCCCACTGTGGGGGCCGTGTTCTCGTGGTCGATCACGCCAAGGCCCCCGGAGAGAAAATCCGCATATCCGGCGGGGGGCGCTGCAATTTCACAAATATGTATGCAGGACCGGAAAACTTCCTGTCCAACAACCCTCACTTCGCCAAATCTGCGCTGGCCCGCTATACACAGTGGGATTTTGTCGCCCTTGTAGATCGCTTTGATATCCCGTGGCACGAAAAGACATTGGGCCAGCTCTTTTGCGACACCTCCGCCAAAGATATTGTTGCGATGTTGCGAAAACTGATGGAGGACGCGGGCGTTGATCTGCGCTTGCGCGCAAGCGTCCGTAACATAGAGAAGCTCGACAACCACTTCAGCTTCACGCTGGAAGCATCTGACAAAGAAGTCAAAATCATAAGCGACAATTTGATTGTTGCCACCGGTGGCAAGTCAATTCCCAAGATGGGGGCAACCGGTTTTGCCTATGATGTGGCGCACCAGTTCGGCATCCCCGTTACCGATACCTCTGCCGCATTGGTGCCCTTCACCTTTGCCGAAAACCGCTTTGCAGAAATCTCCGGCGTTGCCACCCCCGCACGCGTCACCGCAAACGGTACAACATTCGAGGAAGCCTTGCTGTTCACACACCGTGGCCTGTCCGGTCCCGCTGTTCTACAGGCCTCGTCCTATTGGCATACAGGCGATCCGATCACGGTTAATCTGATCCCTGCCGCCGACCTTTTGGGCAAGCTGCGCGATCAGCGCCAGACAGCAGGCCGCAAAAATTTTACAACCGAGCTGTCGCGCCACCTGCCCGCCCGTCTTGTGGATCACCTGAGCACACAGATGGACCTTTCTGGAAACCTCGCCGATTGGTCTGATGCGCGTCTCACCGATCTTACTGACACCCTTGCTGCATGGGAGCTGCATCCCAACGGTACAGAGGGCTACCGCACCGCCGAGGTGACCCTTGGGGGTATCGACACCGATGCGCTGTCCTCCAAGACGATGGAGGCCAAAAACGTGCCGGGGTTGTACTTTATCGGCGAAGCGGTCGACGTCACAGGATGGCTGGGCGGCTACAACTTCCAGTGGGCGTGGTCATCCGGCATGGCAGCGGCGCGGGCGATCAGCGGGCAATAA
- the murC gene encoding UDP-N-acetylmuramate--L-alanine ligase, with the protein MNAAATKLPTDVGPIHFVGIGGIGMSGIAEVLLNHGYTVQGSDLKASKITDRLKELGAKIFEGQKAENIDGAEVVVISSAIKKGNAELDAARLAGLPIVRRAEMLAELMRLKSNIAVAGTHGKTTTTTMVAELLVAGGIDPTVVNGGIIHAYGSNARMGQGEWMVVEADESDGTFNRLPATIAIVTNIDPEHMEHWGDFDTLRQGFVDFVSNIPFYGLAVCNTDHDEVQKLVGKITDRRVMTYGFNAQADVRAKGLHYKAGVAHFDIHLQAEDKVIENCALPMPGDHNVSNALAAVAVSRHLGMKIDEIREALAAFGGVNRRFTKVGEVDGVTIIDDYGHHPVEIAAVLKAARQATEGRVIAVHQPHRYSRLSHHFDEFCACFNDADVVGIADVFAAGEDPIEGASRDDLVAGLIRHGHRHARSVTGEEDLVRLVREQAGPGDMVVCLGAGTISTWANGLPEKLAALKGAAA; encoded by the coding sequence ATGAACGCAGCAGCCACGAAGCTTCCCACCGACGTGGGTCCGATCCATTTTGTGGGCATCGGCGGTATCGGCATGTCCGGCATTGCCGAAGTGCTTCTGAACCACGGCTACACCGTGCAGGGGTCTGACCTTAAAGCGTCCAAGATCACCGACCGTCTCAAGGAACTTGGTGCAAAGATTTTCGAAGGTCAGAAGGCCGAGAATATCGACGGCGCAGAAGTCGTCGTTATCTCTTCGGCGATCAAGAAGGGCAACGCAGAGCTGGACGCCGCGCGTCTTGCCGGTTTGCCGATTGTGCGCCGCGCCGAGATGCTGGCAGAGTTGATGCGCCTAAAATCCAATATCGCCGTGGCCGGAACCCACGGTAAGACGACCACAACAACTATGGTCGCCGAATTGCTTGTAGCCGGCGGCATTGATCCGACGGTTGTGAATGGTGGCATCATCCACGCCTATGGCTCGAACGCGCGAATGGGGCAGGGCGAATGGATGGTGGTTGAAGCGGATGAGAGCGACGGCACGTTCAACCGTCTGCCCGCAACCATCGCGATCGTCACCAACATCGACCCCGAGCACATGGAGCATTGGGGCGACTTTGATACCCTGCGTCAGGGATTTGTCGATTTTGTCTCTAACATCCCCTTTTACGGTCTGGCTGTGTGCAACACCGACCATGACGAAGTGCAAAAACTGGTTGGTAAGATTACCGACCGGCGTGTGATGACCTATGGTTTCAATGCACAGGCAGATGTGCGGGCGAAAGGTCTGCACTACAAAGCTGGCGTTGCGCATTTCGATATTCATTTGCAGGCAGAAGACAAGGTTATCGAAAACTGTGCCTTGCCGATGCCGGGGGATCACAATGTCTCAAACGCCTTGGCCGCTGTCGCGGTATCCCGGCATCTGGGCATGAAGATTGACGAAATCCGAGAAGCGCTTGCGGCCTTCGGTGGCGTTAACCGCCGCTTTACGAAGGTGGGTGAAGTTGACGGCGTGACAATCATTGATGACTACGGCCACCATCCGGTTGAGATTGCCGCCGTGCTGAAAGCGGCGCGTCAGGCGACCGAAGGGCGCGTCATTGCCGTGCATCAACCGCACCGGTATTCGCGTCTTAGCCATCACTTCGATGAATTCTGCGCGTGCTTCAACGATGCGGATGTCGTTGGTATCGCGGATGTTTTTGCCGCAGGCGAAGACCCGATTGAAGGGGCGTCCCGCGATGATCTGGTTGCCGGTCTTATCCGGCACGGGCACCGTCATGCGCGGTCTGTGACTGGTGAAGAAGACCTCGTGCGGCTGGTTCGTGAACAAGCGGGACCGGGTGACATGGTTGTTTGTCTGGGTGCCGGTACGATCAGCACCTGGGCAAACGGATTGCCGGAAAAGCTGGCGGCTCTAAAAGGTGCTGCCGCGTGA
- a CDS encoding cell division protein FtsQ/DivIB yields MRSLMSRKKPLRSDPAPSRWAWRMQRLMLTPGFRLALRAGVPFCLTLMAGTIYLSNDDRRMAITQAVADARASIEERPEFMVKLMAIDGAEGDLAAEIRTLMPLELPQSSFDLDLSELRAKIKALPGVKTAAVRIKPGGILHIDVAPRVAVVIWRNDEGLTLLDEGGALVAYADARTDRPDLPLIAGEGAARHVPEALDLMRAATALGERVRGVVRMGDRRWDVVLDRDQRIMLPENGALPALERVIALERAQEVLTRDVARVDMRLGKRPTIRMNADAQKAWWSVKQEQSQ; encoded by the coding sequence ATGCGATCGTTGATGTCGCGCAAAAAACCGCTGCGCTCTGATCCCGCGCCCTCACGCTGGGCATGGCGGATGCAGCGTTTGATGTTGACGCCGGGCTTCCGGCTCGCGTTGCGTGCGGGCGTCCCTTTTTGTCTGACCTTGATGGCCGGCACGATCTATCTATCCAATGATGATCGCCGCATGGCGATCACGCAGGCGGTCGCAGATGCCCGCGCCAGCATCGAAGAGCGGCCTGAGTTCATGGTCAAGCTGATGGCCATTGACGGAGCCGAGGGTGATCTTGCCGCCGAAATCCGCACATTGATGCCACTGGAGCTTCCGCAAAGCTCGTTCGATCTGGATCTGTCAGAACTGCGCGCCAAGATCAAAGCCCTGCCGGGTGTGAAAACCGCTGCTGTACGTATCAAACCGGGCGGTATCCTGCACATTGATGTGGCTCCGCGTGTTGCCGTTGTCATCTGGCGCAATGACGAAGGTCTGACATTGTTGGACGAGGGCGGTGCCCTTGTGGCTTATGCCGATGCGCGCACGGACCGGCCTGATCTTCCTTTGATCGCGGGCGAGGGTGCTGCGCGGCACGTGCCCGAAGCGCTTGATCTGATGCGTGCGGCCACGGCTTTAGGGGAACGGGTGCGCGGCGTCGTCCGCATGGGTGACCGGCGTTGGGATGTTGTGCTTGATCGTGACCAGCGGATCATGCTGCCGGAAAACGGTGCTTTGCCTGCCTTGGAGCGGGTTATCGCGCTGGAACGTGCGCAAGAGGTTCTGACTCGCGATGTGGCGCGGGTCGACATGCGGTTGGGCAAACGTCCGACCATCAGAATGAACGCCGATGCTCAAAAGGCTTGGTGGAGCGTAAAGCAAGAACAAAGCCAGTAA
- a CDS encoding D-alanine--D-alanine ligase, translated as MGGPSAEREVSLSTGRACAAALRERNFNVVEVDAGPDLYAVLTDLKPDVALNCLHGRWGEDGCVQGLFEWMRLPYTHSGVLASALAMDKQRCKEIFQLHNLPVMQSHVLPKAEVMADHVMSPPYVIKPNNEGSSVGVYLVQEGANTPPQLDESMPEFVMVEAFAPGRELTTTVMGDRALTVTDIITTGWYDYDAKYKEGGSSHVVPADIPPHIFDLCMDYALQAHNALGCRGVSRTDFRWDESKGADGLILLETNTQPGMTATSLSPEQGQACGISFPDFCAWMVEDASCDR; from the coding sequence ATGGGTGGCCCTTCGGCGGAACGGGAGGTGTCACTGAGCACGGGACGTGCGTGCGCTGCCGCTTTGCGGGAACGGAATTTTAATGTGGTTGAGGTCGATGCCGGCCCCGACCTTTATGCCGTTTTGACGGACCTTAAACCTGATGTTGCACTGAACTGTCTGCATGGCCGCTGGGGTGAAGACGGCTGTGTGCAGGGGTTATTTGAATGGATGCGTTTGCCCTACACCCACTCCGGGGTGCTGGCCTCGGCTCTTGCGATGGACAAGCAGCGCTGCAAGGAAATTTTTCAGCTCCACAATCTCCCCGTAATGCAAAGCCATGTTCTGCCTAAAGCAGAGGTGATGGCGGACCATGTGATGTCGCCGCCTTATGTGATCAAGCCGAATAATGAAGGCTCCAGCGTCGGGGTTTATCTGGTGCAGGAGGGTGCGAACACTCCACCGCAGTTGGATGAGAGCATGCCGGAGTTTGTCATGGTCGAGGCTTTCGCGCCGGGGCGCGAGTTGACCACTACCGTGATGGGCGACCGCGCCTTGACGGTGACAGACATCATCACCACCGGCTGGTACGATTATGACGCCAAGTACAAGGAAGGCGGCTCTAGCCATGTGGTGCCTGCCGATATCCCGCCACATATTTTCGATCTGTGTATGGACTACGCCTTGCAGGCGCATAACGCATTGGGATGCCGTGGTGTCAGCCGAACGGATTTCCGCTGGGACGAAAGCAAGGGCGCTGACGGGTTGATCTTGCTTGAGACAAATACACAGCCTGGCATGACCGCTACTTCGCTGTCGCCGGAGCAGGGGCAAGCGTGCGGCATCTCTTTCCCGGATTTTTGCGCATGGATGGTAGAGGACGCCTCATGCGATCGTTGA